A single Acidobacteriota bacterium DNA region contains:
- the gmk gene encoding guanylate kinase: MKRSGNLIVVTAPSGTGKTTIIRRILAEMDGIEFSVSHTTRPARTGESHGRDYFYVDRDEFARMVEDHAFYEWAEVFGKYLYGTSRAFVDSRLAEGVDVLLDIEVQGALQIKRSVPRAVLIFLLPPSFDELQDRIARRNLDAPAEIRKRLETARKEIRLYNEFHHVIINGELESSVQAAKAVIGAARCRVPENEPLIREILNTFEEDIHV; the protein is encoded by the coding sequence ATGAAGCGGAGCGGCAACCTCATCGTCGTCACGGCCCCCTCGGGCACCGGCAAGACCACCATCATCCGGCGGATCCTCGCGGAGATGGACGGGATCGAATTCTCCGTCTCCCACACGACCCGGCCGGCCCGCACGGGCGAGTCCCACGGCAGGGACTACTTCTACGTCGACCGGGACGAGTTTGCCCGGATGGTGGAGGACCACGCGTTCTACGAGTGGGCCGAGGTCTTCGGGAAGTACCTGTACGGTACCTCCCGGGCCTTCGTGGACAGCCGCCTGGCCGAGGGGGTTGACGTCCTTCTGGACATCGAGGTCCAGGGGGCACTCCAGATCAAGCGGTCGGTGCCCCGGGCCGTCCTGATCTTCCTCCTGCCGCCCTCCTTCGACGAACTCCAGGACCGGATCGCCCGGCGGAACCTGGACGCGCCGGCCGAGATCCGCAAACGGCTCGAGACGGCGCGAAAGGAGATCCGGCTCTACAACGAGTTCCACCACGTGATCATCAACGGGGAACTCGAGAGTTCCGTCCAGGCCGCGAAAGCCGTCATCGGGGCGGCCCGGTGCCGCGTCCCGGAGAACGAGCCCCTGATTCGCGAGATTTTGAATACTTTCGAAGAGGATATCCATGTTTAA
- a CDS encoding uracil-DNA glycosylase, which produces MTSPVPPPPRTPLALLSDLLAAYRDLGVEYLRVPALRKNGEPTRLPGVPPPGSPVKAAPVPDLPAPPPESLPAPLPATLPPAAAAAPAEPGPDEAACRAERQAMMDALRAEIGDCTRCRLHGGRTHIVYGEGNLMADLLFVGEGPGANEDRTGRPFVGNAGQLLDRMIHAMTLRRDQVYIANVVKCRPPENRTPLPDEMAVCGAFLVRQAEILRPRVIVCLGGTAAKYLLDTTASVASLRGRVLRWRFADVVCTYHPSYLLQNPGAKKAAWEDLQKAMALLGLPR; this is translated from the coding sequence ATGACCTCACCGGTCCCACCCCCGCCGCGGACGCCCCTGGCGCTGCTCTCCGACCTCCTGGCGGCTTACCGTGACCTGGGCGTCGAGTACCTCCGCGTCCCGGCGCTTCGGAAAAACGGGGAGCCAACCCGGCTCCCCGGCGTCCCGCCGCCCGGTTCCCCCGTCAAAGCCGCCCCGGTGCCGGATCTTCCCGCCCCTCCCCCGGAGTCTCTCCCCGCGCCCCTCCCGGCAACGCTCCCCCCCGCGGCCGCTGCGGCGCCGGCGGAACCGGGGCCGGACGAAGCGGCATGCCGGGCGGAGAGGCAGGCCATGATGGACGCCCTGCGCGCCGAGATCGGGGACTGCACCCGCTGCCGCCTCCACGGGGGGCGGACCCACATCGTCTACGGGGAAGGAAACCTGATGGCGGACCTCCTGTTCGTCGGGGAGGGCCCGGGCGCCAACGAGGACCGGACGGGACGCCCGTTCGTGGGGAACGCGGGCCAGTTGCTGGACCGGATGATCCACGCCATGACCCTTCGCCGGGATCAGGTTTACATCGCCAACGTGGTCAAGTGCCGGCCGCCCGAGAACCGGACCCCGCTCCCGGACGAAATGGCCGTCTGCGGGGCTTTCCTGGTCCGGCAGGCGGAAATCCTCAGGCCCCGGGTGATCGTGTGCCTCGGGGGAACGGCCGCGAAGTACCTTCTCGACACCACGGCGTCCGTCGCCTCGCTGCGGGGACGCGTCCTGCGCTGGCGCTTCGCCGACGTGGTGTGCACCTATCACCCGTCCTACCTCCTGCAAAATCCCGGGGCAAAGAAAGCCGCCTGGGAGGACCTGCAGAAAGCCATGGCCCTGCTGGGGCTCCCCCGCTGA
- the fmt gene encoding methionyl-tRNA formyltransferase produces MKSYRIVFMGTPEFAVPAFEALCDAGHAVVAAVTQPDRPAGRGLQPTPPAVKTAALRRGVPVQQPATLRHPEAVEAIRALEPDFLVVAAYGEILSRAVLAIPAVAPLNVHASLLPRLRGASPIHHAILAGDPETGITIMRIARKLDAGDILLQAREPIGPRDTAGTLHDRLARIGAACIVQALERFERGEAAFTPQDDALSTYAPQLTREMGRLDWSRTADELDRFVRGLNPWPAAFTLFRGETVKVWEAAPLGGPGATPPPGLPDGPASPGELLPRGDHLLVVCAEGTCLEILRLQLPGRRAVTGAEFARGARVAPGERFGG; encoded by the coding sequence ATGAAATCGTACCGGATCGTCTTCATGGGCACGCCCGAGTTCGCCGTGCCGGCCTTCGAGGCCCTGTGCGACGCCGGCCACGCGGTGGTCGCCGCCGTCACCCAGCCGGACCGGCCCGCCGGCCGGGGGCTCCAGCCGACGCCCCCCGCCGTCAAGACCGCCGCCCTCCGGCGCGGGGTCCCCGTGCAGCAGCCGGCGACGCTCCGGCACCCCGAAGCCGTGGAGGCGATCCGGGCCCTGGAACCCGACTTCCTGGTGGTGGCCGCCTACGGCGAGATCCTCTCCCGGGCGGTCCTCGCCATCCCCGCCGTCGCGCCGCTGAACGTGCACGCCTCGCTCCTGCCAAGACTCCGGGGCGCCTCGCCCATCCACCACGCCATCCTCGCCGGCGACCCCGAGACCGGCATCACCATCATGCGGATCGCCCGGAAGCTCGACGCCGGCGACATCCTCCTCCAGGCCCGGGAGCCCATTGGGCCCCGGGACACCGCCGGCACCCTCCACGACCGGCTCGCCCGGATCGGGGCGGCGTGCATCGTGCAAGCCCTGGAACGCTTCGAGCGCGGCGAGGCCGCCTTCACCCCCCAGGACGACGCGCTCTCCACTTACGCCCCCCAGCTCACCCGGGAGATGGGGCGACTCGACTGGTCCCGAACCGCCGATGAACTCGACCGGTTCGTCCGCGGGCTGAACCCCTGGCCGGCCGCCTTCACCCTGTTCCGGGGCGAAACGGTCAAGGTCTGGGAGGCCGCCCCCCTCGGCGGGCCCGGTGCAACCCCACCCCCCGGCCTCCCCGACGGCCCCGCCTCGCCCGGCGAACTCCTGCCCCGGGGGGACCACCTCCTGGTCGTCTGCGCCGAGGGGACCTGCCTGGAAATCCTCCGCCTCCAGCTGCCCGGACGCCGCGCCGTCACCGGCGCCGAGTTCGCCCGCGGCGCCCGGGTGGCCCCCGGCGAGCGCTTCGGGGGCTGA
- the rpoZ gene encoding DNA-directed RNA polymerase subunit omega, producing the protein MFKLPENVPSKYLFVLLAAERAKQLQRGCVPMVKTGHVKPTYRAVDELMDQKVEFMLTEKTIDAQALEAMNLEE; encoded by the coding sequence ATGTTTAAACTTCCGGAAAACGTCCCCAGCAAGTACCTGTTCGTCCTGCTGGCCGCCGAGCGGGCCAAGCAGCTTCAGCGGGGTTGTGTCCCCATGGTGAAGACGGGCCATGTCAAGCCTACCTACCGGGCCGTGGACGAACTCATGGACCAGAAAGTGGAATTCATGCTGACGGAAAAGACCATCGACGCCCAGGCCCTCGAGGCCATGAACCTCGAGGAGTAG
- the def gene encoding peptide deformylase has product MLMTIRKYGDPVLRRKAEAVTVFDAGLAKLADDMAETMYAAPGIGLAAPQVGVGKRLITVDVTHDNAPDHLHTLVNPHVLEASLETDRQDEGCLSVPDFFEPVVRPLRIRVAFHDLQGNERAMDAEGLLARCILHEIDHLEGVLFVDRLAGFRRKLVQGRLKRSFGALSPLEATV; this is encoded by the coding sequence ATGCTCATGACCATTCGAAAATACGGCGACCCCGTTCTCCGTCGGAAAGCGGAGGCGGTGACCGTTTTCGACGCGGGGCTGGCCAAACTGGCCGACGACATGGCCGAAACCATGTACGCCGCCCCCGGCATCGGGCTGGCGGCCCCCCAGGTGGGAGTCGGCAAGCGGCTCATCACCGTGGACGTCACCCACGACAACGCGCCCGACCACCTCCACACGCTGGTCAACCCCCACGTCCTGGAGGCGTCCCTCGAGACGGACCGCCAGGACGAGGGCTGCCTGAGCGTGCCCGACTTCTTCGAGCCGGTGGTGCGCCCCCTGAGGATCAGGGTGGCGTTTCACGACCTCCAGGGAAACGAGCGCGCGATGGACGCCGAGGGGTTGCTCGCCCGGTGCATCCTCCACGAGATCGACCACCTGGAGGGCGTCCTCTTCGTGGACCGCCTGGCGGGTTTCCGGCGGAAGCTCGTCCAGGGGCGGCTGAAACGTTCCTTCGGCGCCCTTTCCCCGCTCGAAGCGACCGTTTAG
- the coaBC gene encoding bifunctional phosphopantothenoylcysteine decarboxylase/phosphopantothenate--cysteine ligase CoaBC, with amino-acid sequence MFVGLGVTGCIAAYKAVELIRTLRKRGCEVQVVATPHALEFVTRLTFETISGQPLLADPFQRDLSWEVEHVSLARKADVLCVAPATANILAKFARGIADDFLSTLYLATLKPVVVAPAMNFAMWAHPATRENVGILRSRGVRVVDPSRGQLACGEEGEGRLADPGRIAEAVFAAATPGTLAGKTVMITAGPTAEDLDPIRFITNRSTGTMGFALARIAARRGARVILVAGPTTHEPDFECDLVSVRSAADMAEAVENLRNEFDIGVFAAAVADYTPESPCPEKIKKTEGSLGLQLVRTRDILAHTCALRRGGQVLVGFAAETADEVAEARRKLSAKGADLMVANRVGPGSGFGAVPSAVTLVHPDGTERVLEPTDKDRVAGAILDEAWRIYAHHNARMEDTRPL; translated from the coding sequence TTGTTCGTCGGTCTGGGTGTGACGGGCTGCATCGCGGCCTACAAGGCGGTCGAGCTGATCCGCACCCTGCGGAAGCGGGGGTGCGAGGTTCAGGTCGTCGCCACGCCCCACGCCCTGGAGTTCGTCACCCGCCTCACCTTCGAGACGATCTCCGGGCAGCCGCTCCTGGCCGACCCCTTCCAGCGCGACCTGTCCTGGGAGGTGGAGCACGTCTCCCTGGCCCGGAAGGCCGACGTGCTCTGCGTGGCCCCCGCGACCGCCAACATCCTGGCCAAGTTCGCCCGGGGCATCGCCGACGACTTCCTCTCCACCCTCTACCTCGCCACCCTCAAGCCGGTGGTGGTGGCCCCCGCGATGAATTTCGCCATGTGGGCCCACCCGGCCACGCGGGAGAACGTGGGGATCCTCCGGTCCCGGGGGGTGAGGGTCGTGGACCCTTCCCGCGGGCAGTTGGCCTGCGGCGAGGAAGGCGAAGGGCGACTGGCGGACCCGGGACGCATCGCCGAGGCCGTCTTTGCCGCCGCCACGCCCGGGACCCTGGCCGGGAAGACCGTGATGATCACCGCGGGGCCCACCGCCGAGGATCTCGACCCCATCCGTTTCATCACCAACCGCTCCACGGGGACCATGGGCTTCGCACTGGCCCGGATCGCCGCCCGACGGGGCGCCCGGGTGATCCTGGTCGCGGGGCCGACCACCCACGAGCCGGATTTCGAGTGCGATCTCGTTTCCGTGCGCAGCGCCGCCGATATGGCGGAAGCCGTGGAGAACCTCCGCAACGAGTTCGACATCGGCGTGTTCGCGGCCGCGGTGGCCGACTACACGCCCGAGAGCCCCTGCCCGGAAAAGATCAAAAAGACCGAGGGGTCCCTGGGCCTGCAGTTGGTGCGGACGCGGGACATCCTGGCCCACACCTGCGCCCTGCGCCGCGGCGGCCAGGTCCTCGTCGGTTTCGCCGCGGAGACCGCCGACGAGGTGGCGGAGGCCCGGCGGAAGCTCTCGGCCAAGGGGGCCGACCTGATGGTGGCCAACCGGGTGGGGCCCGGGTCGGGCTTCGGTGCGGTCCCGTCGGCGGTCACCCTCGTGCACCCGGACGGGACCGAGCGGGTGCTCGAGCCGACGGACAAGGACCGCGTCGCCGGGGCCATCCTCGACGAGGCGTGGAGAATCTACGCCCACCACAACGCCAGAATGGAGGACACCCGCCCCCTCTGA
- the era gene encoding GTPase Era — protein MLRGKNPKPAPSRLRCGYVAVVGRTNVGKSTLLNSLLKRKVSIVSDKPQTTRRRILGVLTEARGQAVFFDTPGVHKPGHELNRRMVQYIHDALQTADLLLHVIDAGQSFGHGEQFVMDLVAGSGKPAILALNKIDLVGKGKLLAIIDFYRQKHAYASYVPVCALSGDGAEPLLAEIFQGLPEGDLFYEEGFVTDVSDRFMTMELVREKLLANVRDEMPFTTAVVIDLFDDSGRRENGLLHVDASIVVERDSQKGIVIGARGSRLKAIGTAARLEMEKMLGCRVYLHLNVKVEPDWRNDPRFLNDLETVR, from the coding sequence ATGTTGCGAGGAAAGAACCCTAAACCAGCCCCGAGCCGGTTGCGCTGCGGCTACGTGGCCGTCGTGGGGCGGACCAACGTGGGGAAATCCACCCTGCTGAACTCCCTGCTCAAGCGCAAGGTGTCCATCGTCTCGGACAAGCCCCAGACCACCCGCCGGCGCATCCTGGGTGTCCTGACGGAAGCCCGCGGGCAGGCGGTCTTCTTCGACACCCCGGGCGTTCACAAGCCGGGGCACGAGCTGAACCGCCGAATGGTGCAGTACATCCACGACGCCCTGCAGACCGCCGACCTCCTGTTGCACGTCATCGACGCCGGCCAGTCCTTCGGGCACGGCGAACAGTTCGTGATGGACCTGGTGGCCGGTTCCGGCAAGCCCGCCATCCTGGCCCTGAACAAGATCGACCTGGTGGGGAAGGGCAAACTCCTGGCCATCATCGACTTCTACCGTCAGAAGCACGCCTACGCCTCGTACGTCCCCGTCTGCGCCCTCTCGGGAGACGGCGCGGAGCCTCTGCTGGCCGAGATCTTCCAGGGACTCCCCGAAGGGGACCTTTTCTACGAAGAGGGCTTCGTGACGGACGTGTCCGACCGGTTCATGACCATGGAACTGGTCCGGGAGAAACTCTTGGCCAACGTCCGCGACGAGATGCCGTTCACGACGGCGGTGGTCATCGACCTCTTCGACGACTCCGGGCGCCGGGAAAACGGCCTGCTGCACGTCGATGCCTCCATCGTGGTGGAACGCGACTCGCAGAAGGGAATCGTCATCGGGGCGCGGGGGAGCCGCCTGAAGGCCATCGGGACGGCCGCCCGGCTCGAGATGGAGAAGATGCTCGGCTGCAGGGTGTATCTCCACCTGAACGTGAAGGTGGAGCCCGACTGGCGCAACGATCCCCGCTTCCTCAACGACCTGGAGACGGTGCGCTGA
- a CDS encoding polymer-forming cytoskeletal protein codes for MSQDLQGKDQPVTPAPAPAPAPAPAPAVKVAPATMVVKQTILEDGTEFDGSIKSKCPLVVSGKVKGEVTAPSLTVLETGAVQGQVKVSQLSSKGEIAGQIEADSVELCGTVSDQTTIKATTLEVKLSQPGSGKLQVTFGNTELHVGEKPAK; via the coding sequence ATGTCCCAGGATCTTCAAGGCAAGGATCAACCCGTAACCCCGGCGCCCGCACCGGCTCCGGCGCCCGCACCGGCCCCGGCGGTGAAAGTCGCCCCCGCCACGATGGTGGTCAAGCAGACCATCCTGGAGGACGGCACCGAGTTCGATGGCTCCATCAAGAGCAAGTGCCCGCTGGTCGTCAGCGGAAAAGTGAAGGGCGAGGTCACCGCCCCCTCCCTGACCGTCCTCGAGACCGGGGCCGTCCAGGGGCAGGTCAAGGTTTCCCAGCTCAGCTCCAAGGGGGAAATCGCCGGTCAGATCGAGGCGGACAGCGTCGAACTGTGCGGAACCGTCAGCGACCAGACCACCATCAAGGCGACCACGCTCGAAGTGAAGCTCAGCCAGCCCGGCAGCGGGAAACTCCAGGTCACCTTCGGCAACACCGAACTGCACGTCGGCGAGAAGCCGGCCAAGTGA
- a CDS encoding pentapeptide repeat-containing protein: MADFTREQVLQKVRNAESMERADLRKMDLSKAPLERANLRRADLEGANLEDSILKLANLSNASLREAYLGRADLEGANLQKADLEEAKLDGAILDGADLSRANLEGAVMEGARLRGARLNYAQLELASMGKVNLEEATLTDADLSEAYLGGGKLAKANLEGCQIFKTNFEEADLSEVRLDQVKLDEVYAEGARLVKASLFRTHLNKVKLGRADLSEADLREARLENCQLEGATLTGAKLFGIDAPGGQLVQAVADWVDVSKDGDGSNLLEGPALQDFLRTGKLAAPPSAAAPPTDQAKRFFGKGDALSNATMEFGENSVVEIESKFDKCMITLHKGAQLTVGPNGMLKGCRLQGEGEIIVHGHIKEEEVVPTIIGPKRLIVGAQGSLEGTVQQPVEYTEFGFEKGCHLRLKIQKPKKDK; encoded by the coding sequence ATGGCTGATTTCACCCGGGAACAAGTGTTGCAGAAAGTCAGGAACGCCGAGTCCATGGAACGGGCCGACCTCCGCAAGATGGACCTCAGCAAGGCGCCCCTCGAAAGGGCCAACCTGAGGCGCGCGGACCTGGAGGGCGCCAACCTGGAGGATTCCATCCTCAAACTGGCGAACCTCTCGAACGCGAGCCTTCGGGAAGCCTACCTGGGCCGGGCGGACCTGGAAGGCGCCAACCTCCAGAAAGCCGACCTGGAAGAGGCAAAGCTCGACGGCGCCATCCTGGACGGTGCGGACCTGAGCCGCGCCAACCTCGAGGGCGCCGTGATGGAAGGCGCGAGGCTCAGGGGGGCACGCCTCAATTACGCCCAGCTCGAACTGGCGAGCATGGGCAAGGTGAACCTCGAGGAAGCGACGCTGACCGACGCCGACCTCAGCGAGGCCTACCTGGGCGGCGGAAAGCTCGCGAAGGCCAACCTCGAAGGGTGCCAGATCTTCAAGACGAACTTCGAGGAGGCAGACCTCTCGGAAGTCCGCCTCGACCAGGTGAAACTGGACGAGGTCTATGCCGAGGGGGCCCGTCTCGTCAAGGCCAGCCTCTTCCGGACCCACCTCAACAAGGTGAAACTGGGCAGGGCCGACCTGAGCGAGGCGGACCTCCGGGAAGCCCGGCTGGAAAACTGCCAACTCGAGGGCGCGACCCTGACGGGGGCCAAGCTCTTCGGCATCGACGCCCCGGGCGGCCAGCTGGTCCAGGCCGTTGCGGACTGGGTCGATGTGTCGAAGGACGGCGACGGTTCCAACCTTCTCGAAGGCCCCGCCCTGCAGGACTTCCTCAGGACGGGGAAACTGGCGGCCCCGCCTTCCGCCGCCGCCCCGCCGACGGACCAGGCCAAGCGGTTCTTCGGCAAGGGCGACGCCCTGAGCAACGCCACCATGGAGTTCGGCGAGAATTCCGTCGTCGAGATCGAGAGCAAGTTCGACAAGTGCATGATCACCTTGCACAAGGGCGCGCAGTTGACCGTCGGGCCCAACGGGATGCTCAAGGGCTGCCGCCTCCAGGGCGAGGGCGAGATCATCGTCCACGGCCACATCAAGGAAGAGGAGGTCGTCCCCACCATCATCGGCCCGAAACGGCTGATCGTCGGGGCCCAGGGGAGCCTCGAGGGTACGGTGCAGCAACCGGTCGAATACACCGAGTTCGGGTTCGAGAAGGGTTGCCACCTCCGGCTGAAAATCCAGAAACCCAAAAAAGACAAATAA
- a CDS encoding alpha-amylase, translated as MPGGRLLFEFHVSRECRERYRFDAAIYGLTGNVLLADMAAARDMAARMNAVRDARSNPALAVNAADLNAMALIDELMHLMAAAYRRQVGDGLFGEALAFLRGRVGEPEVDGGLEAFTGRFPPQAVHRGESTPAAYLAGATAGYAHAAAATEELLLLSLANANPAFAPYVELFDDAPLRKDTAYPGMVEGLDAFFRSLPGFGETGLSFLDFLTAPLRAFPNSLSDQLRYIREHWRAWIPGDVLDRLILRLLRALDILEEEHKHRAFWKGGEPEPGTQFGLDGLRGLGADAEPEQYSPDLDWMPNVVMMAKNTHVWLWQLSRKYGREIARLDQVPDEELDALARRGFTALWLIGVWERSVASGDIKRRMGNPEALCSAYSLFEYRIAGDLGGDDAYWALKDRAWQRGVRVAVDMVPNHTGLFSRWVLEHPEWFIQVDHPPYPCYTFNGPDLSRDPNVGLYIEDGYWNRSDAAVVFKRVDHRTGDTRYIYHGNDGTHMPWNDTAQLNYLRADVREAVIGEVLRVARYSSIIRFDAAMTLAKRHYQRLWFPEPGAGGDIPSRAERGLTKEAFNEAIPQEFWREVVDRCAAEAPDTLLLAEAFWLMEGYFVRTLGMHRVYNSAFMNMLKREDNANYRTVLRNILEFDPEILKRFVNFMNNPDEEPAVAQFGKDDKYFGVCVMLATLPGLPMYGHGQVEGFGEKYGMEYARPYWDETPDHWLEERHAREVFPLLRRRWLFSGVENFRLYDVVDDQGNVREDVFAYSNGRGSARALVVYNNRFAHNAGWVRLSVSFRDRGAEDLVRRTLGEGLALSGDPWTVYRDAVTGLEYLRPTGEIRRDGLHVSLDAFKYQVFLDFRAAEGASEAEWANLHRVLGGRGVPSLREALVEERVRPVLRRFSDLVASDLPERFRAAAASRAARDETALSDRFTAVFGRLLEAARASIPGDRDWDALQTGITARVLGAARLDAGQARMGSRRAPGWRRLAAAFRQTAAGDALDGDLQRKLFYAFLVTEPLLGLASDETMRGLFRRHAREVLPRCGLDPHFADEHVTLWSVLTSSHRPGDLDGLDDATLGAILNRADVQACLGCNWYNGIYWFSREKFLLFLSWVFVVAALEILQTPAAAGTGTARALIRLRDRVLRAVENAEKAQYNYHRFTALCARAR; from the coding sequence ATGCCGGGCGGACGCCTTCTCTTCGAGTTCCACGTCTCCCGGGAGTGCCGGGAGCGCTACCGCTTCGACGCGGCCATCTACGGGCTGACCGGGAACGTTCTCCTGGCGGACATGGCCGCCGCGCGGGACATGGCCGCCCGGATGAACGCCGTCCGCGACGCCCGGAGCAACCCCGCCCTGGCGGTCAACGCCGCGGACCTCAACGCCATGGCCCTCATCGACGAACTGATGCACCTTATGGCGGCCGCCTACCGCCGGCAGGTGGGGGACGGGTTGTTCGGGGAGGCGCTCGCCTTCCTGCGGGGCCGCGTGGGGGAACCGGAGGTGGACGGGGGCCTGGAGGCCTTCACGGGGCGCTTTCCTCCCCAGGCCGTCCACCGCGGGGAATCCACCCCGGCGGCGTATCTGGCGGGCGCGACGGCGGGGTACGCTCACGCCGCCGCGGCCACCGAGGAGCTCCTCCTGTTGTCCCTGGCCAATGCCAACCCGGCCTTCGCGCCCTACGTCGAGCTGTTCGACGACGCCCCGCTGCGCAAGGACACCGCTTACCCCGGCATGGTGGAGGGCCTGGACGCCTTCTTCCGCAGCCTCCCCGGTTTCGGCGAAACGGGGCTGAGCTTTCTCGACTTCCTGACGGCCCCCCTGCGCGCCTTCCCGAACTCCCTGAGCGACCAACTCCGGTACATCCGGGAGCACTGGCGGGCGTGGATCCCGGGCGACGTCCTGGACCGCCTCATCCTCCGCCTCCTGCGGGCCCTGGACATCCTGGAGGAGGAGCACAAGCACCGCGCTTTCTGGAAGGGGGGCGAGCCCGAACCGGGGACCCAGTTCGGCCTGGACGGGCTCCGCGGGCTCGGGGCCGACGCCGAACCGGAGCAGTACTCCCCCGACCTGGACTGGATGCCCAACGTGGTCATGATGGCCAAGAACACCCATGTCTGGCTCTGGCAGCTCTCCCGGAAATACGGCCGCGAGATCGCCCGGCTCGACCAGGTCCCCGACGAGGAACTGGACGCCCTGGCCCGCCGCGGCTTCACGGCCCTGTGGCTGATCGGCGTCTGGGAGCGGAGCGTGGCGTCGGGGGACATCAAGCGGCGCATGGGCAACCCCGAGGCCCTCTGCTCCGCCTACTCGCTCTTCGAGTACCGCATCGCCGGCGACCTCGGGGGCGACGACGCCTACTGGGCGCTGAAAGACCGAGCCTGGCAACGGGGCGTCCGCGTGGCCGTGGACATGGTCCCGAACCACACGGGCCTCTTCTCCCGCTGGGTCCTGGAACACCCGGAGTGGTTCATCCAGGTGGATCACCCCCCGTACCCCTGCTACACCTTCAACGGCCCGGACCTCTCCCGCGACCCGAACGTCGGCCTGTACATCGAGGACGGGTACTGGAACCGGTCCGACGCCGCGGTGGTGTTCAAGCGCGTCGATCACCGGACGGGGGACACGCGCTACATCTACCACGGGAACGACGGCACCCACATGCCTTGGAACGACACCGCCCAGCTCAACTACCTTCGGGCGGACGTCCGTGAGGCGGTGATCGGGGAGGTGCTCCGGGTCGCCCGCTACTCCTCCATCATCCGCTTTGACGCCGCCATGACCCTGGCCAAGCGGCACTACCAGCGACTGTGGTTCCCCGAGCCGGGCGCCGGCGGCGACATCCCGTCGCGGGCCGAGCGGGGGCTCACGAAGGAGGCCTTCAACGAGGCCATCCCGCAGGAGTTCTGGCGGGAGGTGGTGGACCGCTGCGCCGCGGAGGCCCCCGACACGCTTCTGCTGGCCGAGGCCTTCTGGCTCATGGAGGGTTACTTCGTCCGCACCCTGGGGATGCACCGGGTCTACAACAGCGCCTTCATGAACATGCTCAAGCGGGAGGACAACGCCAACTACCGCACCGTGCTCCGCAACATCCTGGAGTTCGACCCCGAGATCCTCAAGCGCTTCGTCAACTTCATGAACAACCCCGACGAGGAGCCGGCGGTGGCCCAGTTCGGCAAGGACGACAAGTACTTCGGCGTCTGCGTCATGCTGGCCACCCTGCCGGGCCTGCCCATGTACGGCCACGGCCAGGTGGAGGGCTTCGGCGAGAAGTACGGCATGGAGTACGCCCGGCCGTACTGGGACGAAACCCCCGACCACTGGCTCGAGGAGCGCCACGCCCGGGAGGTCTTCCCCCTCCTGCGGCGGCGCTGGCTCTTCTCGGGCGTCGAGAACTTCCGGCTCTACGACGTGGTGGACGACCAGGGGAACGTCCGGGAGGATGTGTTCGCCTACTCCAACGGGCGGGGCAGCGCCCGCGCCCTGGTGGTCTACAACAACCGCTTCGCCCACAACGCGGGCTGGGTCCGGCTGTCGGTTTCCTTCCGCGACCGGGGGGCCGAGGACCTGGTCCGGCGGACGCTGGGAGAGGGCCTCGCGCTGTCGGGGGACCCCTGGACCGTCTACCGGGACGCGGTGACGGGCCTGGAGTACCTCCGGCCCACCGGGGAAATCCGGCGGGACGGGCTGCACGTCTCCCTGGACGCCTTCAAATACCAGGTGTTCCTGGATTTTCGGGCCGCCGAGGGTGCGTCCGAGGCCGAGTGGGCCAACCTGCACCGGGTGCTGGGCGGGCGGGGCGTCCCGAGTCTCCGGGAAGCCCTGGTGGAGGAACGCGTGCGGCCCGTGCTGCGCCGCTTCAGCGACCTGGTCGCCTCCGACCTTCCCGAGCGGTTCCGGGCCGCCGCGGCTTCCCGGGCCGCCCGCGACGAGACGGCCCTCTCCGATCGTTTCACCGCCGTTTTCGGCCGTCTCCTCGAGGCCGCCCGGGCATCCATCCCCGGGGACCGCGACTGGGACGCCCTGCAAACCGGGATCACGGCCCGCGTGCTGGGCGCCGCCCGCCTCGACGCCGGGCAGGCGCGGATGGGGAGCCGGCGCGCGCCCGGCTGGCGCCGGCTCGCGGCCGCGTTCCGGCAGACCGCGGCCGGGGACGCCCTGGACGGCGACCTCCAGCGGAAGCTCTTCTACGCGTTCCTGGTGACCGAGCCCCTGCTGGGCCTGGCCTCCGACGAGACCATGCGTGGGCTCTTCCGCCGCCACGCCCGGGAGGTCCTGCCCCGCTGCGGGCTCGACCCCCACTTCGCCGACGAGCACGTGACCCTCTGGTCCGTTCTCACCTCCAGCCACCGGCCCGGCGACCTCGACGGGCTGGACGACGCGACCCTGGGGGCGATCCTGAACCGGGCGGACGTCCAGGCCTGCCTGGGGTGCAACTGGTACAACGGCATCTACTGGTTCAGCCGGGAGAAGTTCCTGCTTTTCCTGTCCTGGGTGTTCGTGGTGGCCGCCCTGGAGATCCTGCAGACGCCGGCTGCGGCAGGCACGGGGACCGCCCGGGCGCTCATCCGGCTGCGGGACCGCGTGCTCCGGGCCGTGGAAAACGCGGAGAAGGCCCAGTACAACTACCACCGCTTCACGGCGTTGTGTGCCCGGGCGCGGTAG